A single window of Priestia filamentosa DNA harbors:
- a CDS encoding GerAB/ArcD/ProY family transporter, which translates to MEKAKISAGQLFILMVLFELGSALLVPLAIDAKQDTWLAILLGMIGSLVLFLIYHKLYSYYPDLLPTEYMQKILGKGIGSVLAFVYILYFMYDASRVLRDFGEMLLTFAYSETPLFIADALLMLVIIYMVRKGIEVIARSGEVLFILMYILAITGFILIVSSGLIDFTNLQPVLEEGMLPVLKVAFTQTLDFPFAEAIVFTMILPYLNKSNKAQVTMLCAIGLSGINLVITMIINISVLGVDLTSRSQFPLLSTIQSIQVANFLERLDVFFMIASIIGIFFKISIFFYAAVIGTASLFNIESPSRLSYPLGIAILFLSITIASNVQEHLGEGREVIFVPYITLSAIIPFLLLIVAFLKNKKKRA; encoded by the coding sequence ATGGAAAAAGCCAAGATTAGTGCCGGTCAGTTATTTATCTTAATGGTACTATTTGAACTAGGTAGTGCGTTACTAGTACCTCTTGCCATCGATGCAAAACAGGACACTTGGCTTGCGATTCTACTTGGAATGATAGGCAGCTTGGTTCTATTTTTAATTTATCACAAGCTTTATTCCTATTATCCAGATCTCTTGCCTACGGAGTACATGCAAAAGATCCTAGGTAAAGGGATAGGAAGCGTACTTGCCTTTGTCTACATTCTTTACTTTATGTATGATGCTTCAAGAGTTCTACGTGATTTTGGGGAGATGTTACTAACCTTTGCCTATTCTGAGACACCTCTATTTATTGCAGATGCTTTATTGATGCTTGTCATTATTTATATGGTTCGAAAAGGAATCGAGGTTATCGCGCGCTCAGGTGAGGTTCTTTTTATATTGATGTATATCCTTGCTATCACTGGATTTATTCTTATTGTGAGTTCTGGTTTAATCGATTTCACCAACTTACAACCAGTACTTGAAGAAGGGATGTTACCCGTCTTAAAAGTTGCGTTCACTCAAACCTTAGATTTTCCTTTTGCAGAAGCAATCGTGTTTACGATGATTCTTCCCTATTTAAATAAGTCTAATAAAGCACAAGTGACCATGTTATGTGCAATAGGATTAAGTGGAATAAATTTGGTCATTACAATGATTATTAATATTAGTGTACTTGGAGTGGACTTAACATCACGTTCACAATTCCCTCTTCTTAGTACTATACAAAGCATCCAGGTTGCTAATTTTTTGGAACGTCTTGATGTATTTTTTATGATCGCCTCGATAATTGGTATTTTTTTTAAGATTAGCATATTTTTTTATGCAGCTGTCATAGGCACGGCTAGTTTATTTAATATTGAATCGCCTTCACGACTATCGTATCCTTTAGGCATAGCCATTCTTTTCTTATCTATCACGATTGCGAGTAACGTTCAAGAACACCTAGGTGAGGGACGGGAAGTAATTTTTGTTCCATATATTACTCTCTCAGCCATTATTCCTTTTCTTCTTCTTATTGTTGCTTTCTTAAAAAATAAGAAGAAGAGAGCGTAA
- a CDS encoding MerR family transcriptional regulator, producing the protein MLYTVKQISELTNVTVKTLYHYHKIGLLLPCKISEAGYRLYGIKELERLQQILFYRELDFPLKKIHQLLDGEPERLSILSDQRKLLLARMERIKRLVQTLDESIHFTMKGDIMDKSEMFKGFESEKEWVEAMTDQSEYLKEKYDYDLFKENQIDVQSMNEQALEAKHFMDSIANALKEGLKFNDEKVQDLIKQHIDFLNNQGHNTRAEDFAIQARFFLNDDFHRNMLESQQTGLSYYLCIAAESFAAFK; encoded by the coding sequence GTGCTATATACAGTAAAACAAATATCAGAATTAACAAATGTGACGGTAAAAACCCTATATCATTACCATAAAATTGGTCTTTTATTGCCTTGCAAAATAAGTGAAGCAGGTTATCGTCTCTATGGAATAAAAGAGCTGGAGCGTTTACAACAAATCTTATTTTATCGAGAGTTGGACTTTCCCCTCAAAAAAATACATCAATTATTGGATGGTGAGCCAGAACGGTTATCTATATTGTCTGATCAAAGAAAACTACTTCTTGCACGAATGGAAAGAATAAAGCGTTTAGTTCAGACACTAGATGAATCGATTCACTTCACCATGAAAGGTGATATTATGGATAAATCAGAAATGTTCAAAGGATTTGAGAGTGAAAAAGAGTGGGTGGAAGCAATGACGGATCAGAGTGAATATCTAAAAGAAAAATATGACTACGATTTGTTTAAAGAAAATCAAATTGATGTTCAGTCAATGAATGAGCAGGCTTTAGAGGCAAAACACTTTATGGATAGTATAGCTAATGCACTTAAGGAAGGATTAAAGTTTAATGATGAGAAGGTACAAGATTTAATCAAACAGCATATTGATTTCTTAAATAATCAGGGGCATAATACCAGAGCAGAAGATTTTGCAATACAAGCACGCTTCTTTTTAAATGATGATTTTCATAGAAATATGCTTGAGTCTCAGCAAACTGGACTTTCTTATTATCTATGCATTGCAGCCGAGTCATTTGCTGCTTTTAAGTAG
- a CDS encoding 2'-5' RNA ligase family protein — protein MDHFKHDTYVVLDLPKEITEQVRKIRYRFKDKFYTALPPKITVAGSSGVGVLQNNQEPDQVFKILDDIATKIEPIKASFSEVKRFPYTNIFFFSLHDEASFHNIHKKIAQSDIRFSKNDFPYKPHSTLWDRSSISEKEIQELLSIRLKEEFILNTMSIYSLESPGGDVIILLRHRVTFTWMLFSFSTRFIR, from the coding sequence ATGGACCACTTCAAACATGATACCTATGTTGTGTTAGATTTACCAAAAGAAATTACTGAGCAAGTTAGAAAGATTAGATATCGTTTTAAAGATAAATTTTATACGGCTCTCCCACCTAAAATCACAGTTGCCGGTTCTAGTGGTGTTGGTGTATTACAAAATAATCAGGAACCAGATCAAGTATTTAAAATTTTAGATGATATTGCAACGAAAATAGAACCAATCAAGGCTTCTTTTTCAGAGGTTAAAAGATTTCCATATACAAACATCTTCTTTTTTTCCCTACATGATGAAGCTTCATTTCACAATATTCATAAAAAAATAGCACAATCAGATATTCGCTTTTCAAAAAATGACTTTCCTTATAAACCTCATTCTACACTGTGGGACCGTTCTTCTATATCAGAAAAAGAAATTCAAGAGTTACTTTCCATACGTTTAAAAGAAGAATTTATACTTAATACAATGTCAATTTACTCCCTTGAGTCCCCAGGGGGTGATGTAATTATTCTTTTACGTCATAGAGTCACATTTACATGGATGTTGTTTTCATTTTCTACCAGATTTATTAGGTGA
- a CDS encoding VOC family protein, which translates to MINGIFETHINVLNFEESSDFYKKLPGISPLYRDEGRKSTFFWVGGEGKGMLGIRENYPSKNVQRQHFAISVDLDDLKKTAIEVKKLGISISNFFEDDSGELYVFPFMPAVSFYFEDPNGHSVEYISMLDDEPLPDKPIMKWSEWEKMNERLPRDIF; encoded by the coding sequence ATGATTAACGGAATATTTGAAACACACATTAATGTATTAAATTTTGAAGAATCCTCGGATTTTTATAAAAAGTTACCTGGTATATCTCCCTTATATAGAGACGAAGGTAGAAAGTCTACATTCTTTTGGGTTGGTGGTGAAGGTAAGGGTATGCTAGGTATAAGGGAAAACTATCCAAGCAAGAATGTCCAAAGACAGCACTTTGCTATCTCAGTTGATTTAGACGACCTTAAAAAAACTGCTATAGAAGTAAAGAAATTAGGAATTTCTATTAGTAATTTTTTTGAAGATGATTCAGGAGAATTATATGTATTTCCTTTTATGCCTGCTGTATCATTCTACTTCGAGGATCCTAATGGACATTCTGTAGAATATATCTCTATGTTAGACGATGAACCTTTACCTGATAAACCGATTATGAAGTGGAGTGAGTGGGAAAAGATGAATGAAAGATTGCCAAGAGACATCTTTTAG
- a CDS encoding DUF3231 family protein — protein MTMNDDRLTSSEITNLWIQYIRETMAICISNYVLATVKDYEIRTLFKFCLELSEKHLEVLKKFLNKENFPLPIGFTDKDVNLEAPPLFTDLFWLQYIHTMTTHGLSGYSMSFSSSVRKDIRNHYYQCNIDTMEVYNQSIDILLSKGIYERDPYFSTPQNPGFITELGYAIDVLGKKRHLNTMEAGNIYINLRKSIVAKGIILGFQQVTKDKKIRKFMEDGLSLLNKHIGIFSSILHEENLHSPRLLDTHVTDSKMAPFSDKLMLFHAGFMFNLGMVYYSNAMAVSMRVDVITHCESSILRDLKLTTSWGNIMIKKGWIEKPPQANDRKKLPDE, from the coding sequence TTGACGATGAATGACGATCGATTGACTTCCTCAGAAATTACAAATCTGTGGATTCAATATATTCGGGAAACTATGGCAATTTGTATAAGTAACTACGTGTTAGCAACTGTTAAAGATTATGAAATTCGTACTCTTTTTAAATTTTGTCTAGAATTATCTGAAAAGCATCTCGAAGTGCTAAAAAAGTTTTTAAATAAAGAGAACTTCCCCCTACCAATTGGTTTTACTGATAAAGATGTAAACCTCGAAGCACCTCCTTTATTTACGGATCTTTTTTGGTTACAGTACATACATACCATGACAACTCATGGGCTATCAGGGTATAGCATGTCTTTTAGTAGTTCCGTTCGGAAAGATATTAGGAACCATTACTATCAGTGTAATATAGATACAATGGAGGTTTATAATCAATCAATTGATATCCTCCTGTCTAAGGGAATTTATGAAAGAGATCCTTATTTTTCTACACCACAAAATCCTGGATTCATTACCGAGTTAGGATATGCTATAGATGTATTGGGGAAGAAAAGACATTTAAATACAATGGAGGCTGGAAATATATATATTAATTTGAGAAAGAGTATTGTGGCAAAAGGTATTATTCTCGGTTTTCAGCAAGTAACTAAGGACAAAAAGATACGTAAATTTATGGAGGATGGTTTAAGTTTACTTAATAAACATATAGGTATTTTTTCTTCCATACTACATGAAGAGAACCTTCATTCACCACGGTTATTAGATACCCACGTTACAGATTCTAAAATGGCTCCTTTCTCTGATAAATTAATGCTATTTCATGCAGGTTTTATGTTCAACCTAGGTATGGTGTATTATTCTAATGCTATGGCTGTAAGTATGAGGGTAGATGTAATAACACATTGTGAATCATCTATTCTAAGAGATTTAAAACTTACGACTAGTTGGGGAAACATTATGATTAAAAAAGGATGGATAGAAAAACCACCTCAAGCAAATGACCGGAAGAAATTACCTGATGAGTAG
- a CDS encoding DUF3231 family protein, translating to MVKRNVRLSSPEIGGLWGVYIQETMSICLLKYFLHHLQDNEIKPILQKSLHISQTHVKQIKAIFLEENIPLPDGFTSKDINLSAPPLFYDLFALSFVYSMSRMGMVNLGFATSTVARADVLDFFTHALKQTTELYAESTNLMLSKGIYDRPPMITYPEKVEYVKKQSYIIAAIGKKRPLNAVELTEIFFNIERNYFAVLLCMGLLQVVKDKEIKDYIENGMNLSEKQINFFNDLLKKEELLGTVPVSMEVTNSTVSPFSDKLIVALFHFLNSIDVTLIGHALSLSMRLDLATYYSKLIGEILTYAEKGFNIMVNRQWLEQPPQAPNRKALKEM from the coding sequence ATGGTTAAACGAAATGTAAGATTATCAAGTCCTGAAATTGGTGGTTTATGGGGAGTTTATATACAAGAAACAATGTCTATTTGTTTGTTAAAATATTTTCTGCATCACCTCCAAGATAACGAAATAAAGCCTATTTTACAAAAATCTTTACATATCTCTCAAACCCATGTAAAACAAATTAAAGCCATTTTTTTAGAGGAAAATATCCCTTTACCCGATGGATTTACAAGTAAAGATATTAATTTATCAGCTCCTCCACTTTTTTATGATCTCTTTGCTCTGAGTTTTGTCTATTCAATGAGCCGCATGGGAATGGTTAACTTAGGATTTGCTACTTCTACTGTTGCTCGAGCAGATGTTCTTGATTTTTTCACACACGCTTTGAAACAGACTACGGAGCTCTATGCAGAGTCCACTAATTTAATGTTATCTAAAGGTATTTACGATAGACCGCCTATGATTACTTATCCTGAGAAGGTCGAATATGTAAAAAAGCAATCTTATATTATAGCAGCCATAGGAAAAAAAAGACCTTTAAATGCTGTCGAGCTTACTGAAATATTCTTTAACATTGAGCGTAACTATTTTGCAGTTCTACTATGTATGGGTTTATTACAAGTAGTGAAGGATAAAGAGATTAAAGATTATATAGAAAATGGGATGAATTTATCAGAAAAGCAGATTAATTTCTTTAATGACCTTCTAAAAAAAGAGGAGCTTCTTGGTACTGTTCCTGTTAGTATGGAGGTGACAAATTCAACCGTCTCCCCTTTCTCTGATAAGCTTATTGTTGCGCTTTTTCATTTCTTAAATTCTATTGATGTTACACTTATTGGCCATGCTTTGTCTTTATCTATGAGGTTGGATTTAGCTACTTATTATAGTAAATTAATCGGAGAAATATTAACTTATGCTGAAAAGGGATTCAATATTATGGTAAACCGACAATGGCTAGAACAACCACCCCAAGCACCAAATAGAAAGGCTTTAAAAGAAATGTGA
- a CDS encoding DUF2268 domain-containing protein: MNIKSLRSDHIYQKVAQASPEEKLELFRNEMMAPFMKQWQIQQIPFKAEEANGFDVITFNSMMNRSPDQITQQISPEVGLISSDSFWLECEHAVRKSLRLFIEHEISLPVSEYLFTIQLGNPESRSLALNEGYSGFGGIPGFIMCTLVPNEYTLPRMKAALAHECNHNVRYQFIQWDHTVNLGELIVSEGLAENYATFMFGEELLGPWVTKTNAETLNRRIKPVLREQLQLTGFDKFAPYLYGDEIAKLQNFKPVNMPYSAGYACGYYLIQYYLRKTGRTIFEATITPAAQILDEVKGFWNEETIISC, translated from the coding sequence ATGAATATAAAATCACTGCGCTCAGATCATATTTATCAAAAAGTTGCCCAAGCTTCGCCCGAGGAAAAGCTTGAATTATTCAGAAACGAAATGATGGCTCCCTTTATGAAACAATGGCAAATTCAACAGATTCCTTTTAAAGCTGAAGAGGCGAATGGTTTCGACGTTATTACGTTTAATAGTATGATGAATCGGTCCCCTGATCAGATTACCCAGCAGATTTCACCTGAGGTAGGGTTGATTTCGTCCGATTCTTTTTGGTTAGAGTGTGAGCACGCTGTAAGGAAAAGCCTCCGTCTATTTATAGAACATGAAATAAGCCTCCCCGTATCCGAATATTTGTTTACCATTCAACTAGGGAATCCAGAAAGCCGTTCCTTAGCATTAAATGAAGGGTATAGCGGCTTTGGAGGCATTCCTGGGTTTATCATGTGTACACTTGTGCCAAATGAATACACGCTTCCTCGAATGAAGGCTGCGTTGGCGCATGAATGCAACCATAATGTGCGATATCAATTTATTCAGTGGGATCATACCGTTAATTTGGGCGAGCTAATTGTAAGTGAAGGATTAGCTGAAAACTATGCTACGTTCATGTTTGGAGAAGAATTGCTCGGCCCTTGGGTAACGAAAACAAACGCAGAAACACTTAACAGGCGCATAAAGCCTGTGCTTAGAGAGCAATTGCAATTAACTGGGTTTGATAAATTTGCTCCGTATCTTTACGGTGACGAGATCGCAAAACTTCAAAACTTTAAACCAGTCAATATGCCGTATAGCGCTGGCTACGCTTGCGGATATTATTTAATCCAATATTATTTAAGAAAAACAGGAAGAACAATCTTTGAGGCCACAATAACACCTGCTGCTCAAATACTAGACGAAGTAAAGGGATTTTGGAATGAAGAAACCATTATTAGCTGTTAA